The following is a genomic window from Candidatus Obscuribacter sp..
CTCTCTGACGCATTGCCGATTTACTCTGGTGGTCTCGGCATCCTCGCCGGCGACCACGTCAAAGCCGCTTCCGAGCTAGGTTTGCCCCTGGTCGGTGTCGGTATCGTCTATCAGCAAGGTTATTTCCGTCAGTACCTCAATGCTGATGGCTGGCAACAAGAACGCTATCCTATTAATGATTTTTACAATCTGCCGATTATTCCTGTAAAAGAAAAAGACGGCAGCCCGGTCCTGGTTTCAGTGGATTTTCCGGGTCGTAAACTATTTTTGCGTATCTGGAAGGCTCAAGTAGGTCGCGTGCCTCTATATCTACTTGATACCAATATCCCCGAAAACTCCAAAGTTGATGAAGACATCACCGATGCTCTTTATAAAGCTGATAGAGAAATACGTATCCAGCAAGAAATCATCCTGGGCATAGGTGGTATGCGCGCCCTCAAAGCAGTCGGCATCGAGCCTACTGTCTGCCACATGAATGAAGGACACAGTGCCTTCCTAGGTCTGGAGCGCATCCGTATATTAATGGAAGAGCAAAAACTTACTTTTGCTGAAGCAAAAGAAGTGGCTGCTGCCGGTCAAATATTCACTACACACACTGCTGTGCCAGCTGGTATCGACAAGTTTGCACCAGAGTTAGTCGACAAATATATGGCTGACTACTACCGCAGTGTCGGTCTGTCCCGCCGTGACTTTTTTGCCCTGGGTCGTATCAATCCTGATGATGAGACTGAGTTGTTTAGCATGGCCAATCTGGCTATCAATCTCTCCTCTCGCACCAATGCCGTGAGTAAGTTGCACGGTGTGGTATCACGCGAATTGTTTAAAGACAATTGGAAGAATGTCCCTGAGCATGAAGTGCCAATCAGCCACATCACAAATGGCGTGCACACTCGCTCATGGATCTCCAAAGAAATGGCTGATCTATTTGATCGCTATCTTGGACCCAAATGGTCAGAAGACATCTCGGATCAAAACATCTGGAACCGCGTTGCTGATATCCCTGATAACGAGCTGTGGCGTATCCATGAGATGCGTCGTCAGAGACTGGTCAATTTTTGCCGCAAGAGACTGGCAAAACAAATGGAAGACCGCGGCGCTACATTGAGCGAACTCGATGAAGCCGCCTCAGTCCTCGATCCAGAAGTATTGACCATCGGCTTTGCTCGTCGTATGGCGACATACAAACGAGCCACCTTGCTGCTCAAAGATCCTGAGCGTCTGGCTAAGATTTTGACCAACAAGCATCGTCCAGTGCAAATTATCATGGCTGGTAAAGCACACCCTGAGGATCAGCCTGCTAAAGAGCTTATCCGTCAGGTCATGCATTTCTGCCGTCGTGAAGACGTGCGCGCTCATTTTGTCTTCCTCGAAGATTACGATATGAACGTCGCTCGCTGGATGGTAGAAGGCGTGGATGTATGGCTCAATACACCGGTACGCTTTGCTGAAGCCTCTGGTACCAGCGGTATGAAAGTAGCGTTTAACGGTGGACTCAACCTCTCTATCCTTGATGGATGGTGGGACGAAGCCTACGAGCCACACCTCGGTTGGGCTATTGGCCGCGGCGAAGTATACGATGACACTGACTATCAAGCTGAAGTCGAATCCAACGCTTTGTATGATTTGCTTGAAAAAGAAATCGTGCCAGCCTTTTATACTCGCGACCAGGACCGTCCACCAAAAGCTTGGCTCAGCCGCATGAAAAAATCCATGCTCTCGCTCTGCCCAGTCTTTAACATCAACCGCATGGTGCGTGAATATACAACTCAAATGTATATCCCCTCACTGAAGCGCTATGGTGAATTTTTGGCAGGCGGCGCTGCTAAAGCTAAGCAAATGTCCCACTGGAAGCAAGACCTCAAACAGAAGTGGTCAGGTCTGCGTATCGGTGCGGTAGAAGAGAGCACCGGCGATAGTATCAAGGTCGGCGATGATATGACTATCAAAGCCTGGATTGATTTGGGTGAGCTCACTGCCGAAGATGTCGTTGTCCAGATTTATCATGGACCAATCGACAACTGCGGCGATATCGCTGACGGTGTCGTTATTGCTATGAAGCCACAAGCTGATAAGCAAGGCACACAGAGACTCTTTACCGGTCATGTGAGCTATAGCACCAGTGGTAGACACGGTTATACAGTGCGCATACTGCCTCATCACAAAGACACAGTATCGCCCTTTGATACACCGCTCATACTCTGGGCCAATCAGCCTCAAGGCGTTAAGGTCTAAGAGTCAACGACTAGCGCTAAAGCGATTATAAACAAAAATCCTCAGCAGCGATGTTGAGGATTTTTGTTAGTCAATTATCGGTGCAAAAAATTTATTGATGCAAAAAATTATTCGGTTTTGTCTGGAAATGGAGGCACATCTTTGACCTCACCAGGTTTAAGACCGCCCAGGTGTTTTAAGATTTTGGCATAGTCGCGATCGTTTGTTTTGTAAGTAAACATAGCGCTAATGGGATCACCATAGGCATCGCTACGCAGGCTGAGAGTGATACCACCATCTTTTTCTAGCCAGGCCTCTCCAATAGATTGGACTTTTGTCTTGTCGCTATTTATATTGCCATTATTCATATTGTTACCCCTGTCTCCACTCATGGTGTAACTTTCCTCTTGCAGTCTCAACTCACTTAGATGCATTGATTTGATGGGCACTACCTGGGCTAGCTCTTTTTGTTCAACCGAAAAGTCCATTATATTCGCCTCTTTGACATATTTATCGCTATCGTACTTGAGTGGCTATTTGTTTGTTTGGTATCTATACAGGGTCTCTGACTTGGTTTAGGCTGGTCTTACCTGGGCCAGTCTGCGTCTCATCAGTGCTGCCGTTGCCGGGAAGTCTCTCAGTATTTCTTCTGTATGATGCGGATTGGCAGAGGCACCTTGCAGGGCGGCGTAAACTTCGGCAGCGGTTTCTTGCCGACCAGCGTTGTTTGATTGCAGTAAGTAGCGATGTTCGCGTCTTTGTGCTTCGTTAAAGCGGTCGGTGTCTTCTTTGTATGCTCTTTTAAATTCATCGCTACTGGAGAAGCGGTCAAGAGCCCAGTCCATGGCATGACCGGCTTCGTGACGGACTACTCCGTCGATGCGTTCAGATGGTC
Proteins encoded in this region:
- the glgP gene encoding alpha-glucan family phosphorylase yields the protein MKPIRTVEVTPFLPPELECLRELAYNLKWTWDHETIKLFRRLDRDLWDSTGHNPVLLLGTISQERLNEAASDEGFVNQANRICQKHYEYMKAEGTWYDKTFKKPKSEAGTVAYFSAEFGLSDALPIYSGGLGILAGDHVKAASELGLPLVGVGIVYQQGYFRQYLNADGWQQERYPINDFYNLPIIPVKEKDGSPVLVSVDFPGRKLFLRIWKAQVGRVPLYLLDTNIPENSKVDEDITDALYKADREIRIQQEIILGIGGMRALKAVGIEPTVCHMNEGHSAFLGLERIRILMEEQKLTFAEAKEVAAAGQIFTTHTAVPAGIDKFAPELVDKYMADYYRSVGLSRRDFFALGRINPDDETELFSMANLAINLSSRTNAVSKLHGVVSRELFKDNWKNVPEHEVPISHITNGVHTRSWISKEMADLFDRYLGPKWSEDISDQNIWNRVADIPDNELWRIHEMRRQRLVNFCRKRLAKQMEDRGATLSELDEAASVLDPEVLTIGFARRMATYKRATLLLKDPERLAKILTNKHRPVQIIMAGKAHPEDQPAKELIRQVMHFCRREDVRAHFVFLEDYDMNVARWMVEGVDVWLNTPVRFAEASGTSGMKVAFNGGLNLSILDGWWDEAYEPHLGWAIGRGEVYDDTDYQAEVESNALYDLLEKEIVPAFYTRDQDRPPKAWLSRMKKSMLSLCPVFNINRMVREYTTQMYIPSLKRYGEFLAGGAAKAKQMSHWKQDLKQKWSGLRIGAVEESTGDSIKVGDDMTIKAWIDLGELTAEDVVVQIYHGPIDNCGDIADGVVIAMKPQADKQGTQRLFTGHVSYSTSGRHGYTVRILPHHKDTVSPFDTPLILWANQPQGVKV